In Synechococcus sp. RS9909, one genomic interval encodes:
- the galE gene encoding UDP-glucose 4-epimerase GalE has translation MARLLITGGAGFIGSHTCLVLLEAGHDLVVLDDFSNSSPIALERVQELAGVPLVTDRLELVRGDLRDAALLERMFSGAAAAGSPIEAVIHFAGLKAVGESVAQPLRYWDVNVGGSRALLSAMDAHGCRVLVFSSTSTVYGEPEVFPLTETTPTNPIHPYAQTKLAVEQMLHALSVSGPWRVAALRYFNPVGAHPSGRIGEDPLGIPNNLFPFITQIAAGRLKQLKVFGNDYPTPDGTGIRDYLHVMDLAEAHSAAVEHLLQANAPTSLTLNLGTGQGLSVLDVVHGFETATGITIPYEVVGRRPGDVPKLEACPKQAEAVLGWKAQRSLADMCRDGWAWQSANPQGYRGAT, from the coding sequence ATGGCCCGTTTGCTCATCACCGGTGGTGCCGGCTTCATTGGCAGCCACACCTGCCTGGTGTTGCTCGAGGCTGGCCACGACCTGGTGGTGCTCGACGATTTCTCCAACAGCTCCCCCATCGCCCTGGAGCGCGTTCAGGAGCTGGCGGGTGTGCCGCTCGTGACGGATCGGCTCGAGCTGGTGCGCGGCGATCTGCGCGATGCGGCCCTGCTCGAGCGGATGTTCTCCGGCGCCGCGGCCGCCGGCTCCCCGATCGAGGCGGTGATCCACTTCGCCGGTCTCAAGGCCGTCGGTGAATCCGTCGCCCAACCCCTGCGCTACTGGGACGTGAACGTGGGCGGCTCCCGCGCCCTGTTGAGCGCCATGGACGCCCATGGCTGCCGGGTGCTGGTGTTCAGCAGCACGAGCACGGTGTACGGCGAGCCAGAGGTTTTCCCTCTCACCGAAACCACCCCCACCAACCCCATTCACCCTTACGCCCAAACCAAGCTGGCCGTGGAGCAGATGCTACACGCACTGTCTGTTTCAGGCCCCTGGCGGGTTGCTGCCCTGCGTTATTTCAATCCCGTGGGCGCCCACCCCTCGGGACGCATCGGCGAAGACCCGCTGGGGATCCCCAACAATCTCTTCCCCTTCATCACGCAGATCGCCGCTGGACGGCTGAAGCAACTCAAGGTGTTCGGCAACGACTACCCCACCCCCGATGGCACCGGCATCCGCGATTACCTGCACGTGATGGATCTGGCGGAGGCCCATAGCGCTGCTGTTGAGCACCTGCTTCAGGCCAATGCCCCCACCTCCCTCACCCTCAACCTGGGCACGGGGCAAGGGCTCAGTGTGCTGGATGTGGTGCATGGCTTTGAAACCGCCACAGGCATCACCATCCCCTACGAAGTGGTAGGACGCCGCCCCGGTGATGTGCCCAAACTGGAAGCCTGCCCCAAGCAGGCGGAAGCCGTGCTCGGCTGGAAAGCGCAGCGCTCCCTCGCCGACATGTGCCGCGATGGCTGGGCCTGGCAATCGGCCAACCCCCAGGGCTACCGGGGGGCGACTTGA
- a CDS encoding sulfotransferase, with translation MTQPRLPRVAYITSRGHSGSTLLSLLLSGHSRVVSAGELKMLVQPDPQRRLCSCHRLVADACPFWSAVQERVIAALGVPLAQLALTDQGDAAMFARHNGALYAAIAAESGCEVIVDSSKSLPRLLRLLEVCQSGTESGFELLPIHLHRGPFGSMNSARKRGEELRRAAFNYTRMFFLTRDGLRRQHALRVYYERLAADPRAEMARVMRWLGLPLEEAQFQWREGVRRDIHGNAMRFGSSAEIRLDQSWRQQLSWRQKLGVLAWTLPVRLRSHWLFQRTRRLIEPGLRPFA, from the coding sequence ATGACGCAACCACGCCTGCCCCGGGTGGCGTACATCACAAGCCGCGGCCACAGCGGCTCCACCCTGTTGTCGCTGCTGCTCAGCGGTCACAGTCGGGTGGTGAGCGCCGGTGAACTGAAGATGCTGGTGCAGCCCGACCCCCAGCGGCGCCTCTGCAGCTGCCATCGCCTGGTGGCCGATGCCTGCCCGTTCTGGAGTGCGGTGCAGGAGCGGGTGATTGCGGCGTTGGGAGTGCCCTTGGCCCAGTTGGCGCTCACCGATCAGGGCGATGCCGCCATGTTTGCGCGCCACAACGGGGCGCTGTACGCCGCGATTGCGGCGGAGAGCGGCTGCGAGGTGATCGTGGACTCGTCGAAGTCGTTGCCGCGTCTGCTGCGGCTCCTGGAGGTATGCCAGAGCGGCACGGAATCCGGTTTCGAGCTGCTGCCGATTCACCTGCATCGGGGGCCGTTCGGTTCGATGAACAGCGCCCGCAAGCGGGGGGAGGAACTGCGTCGCGCTGCCTTCAACTACACCAGGATGTTTTTTCTCACCCGGGACGGGTTGCGGCGCCAGCACGCCCTGCGGGTGTATTACGAACGCTTGGCAGCGGATCCGCGCGCCGAGATGGCCCGGGTGATGCGTTGGCTGGGCTTGCCCCTGGAGGAAGCGCAGTTTCAGTGGCGGGAGGGCGTGCGGCGCGATATTCACGGCAACGCCATGCGTTTTGGTAGCTCGGCGGAGATCCGGCTGGATCAGAGCTGGCGCCAGCAGCTGAGTTGGCGCCAGAAGCTGGGCGTACTGGCTTGGACCCTGCCGGTGCGGCTGCGTTCGCATTGGTTGTTTCAGCGCACGCGCCGCCTGATTGAACCGGGCCTGCGTCCTTTTGCCTGA
- a CDS encoding CCA tRNA nucleotidyltransferase, whose translation MPTPAAISLPGIPASLLQVLQAEAQRQGLGVLALVGGAVRDALLHHEHRDPWRGLPDLDLVVEGSSERLAHGLRQQLGPERVSELRVHGRFGTVEMVVDGVLLDLAQARQERYPAPGENPVVEPGPLPQDLARRDFSVNAMALLLSDGSLLDPHGGRQHLAQRQLAFLHPSSVADDPTRVIRAARYAARLGFSLAPQALDQLQRTLQAWPWRWRLGDDPASAPPALATRLRMELELLLEREAWAAALSQLQAWGALVLLDPALQQHPRALQRRLRWAARLQLPLLCALVAAADAPLELAARLQLPQQQQRWLEELGAFQAWLMEQVLPEAWQGWSPARWCEALEARPWPSEVVALAVSQQGPCWRPLLRWWGRWRHVTPPRSARELMATGLQPGPALGEALRRLRLQRLEAMR comes from the coding sequence ATGCCCACTCCGGCTGCCATCAGCCTTCCGGGCATTCCAGCGTCGTTGCTGCAGGTCCTGCAGGCGGAGGCGCAGCGGCAGGGGCTGGGCGTGCTGGCGTTGGTAGGGGGCGCGGTGCGGGATGCCCTGCTCCATCACGAGCATCGCGATCCCTGGCGTGGCCTGCCCGATCTCGATCTGGTGGTGGAGGGATCCAGTGAGCGTCTGGCCCATGGCTTGCGGCAGCAGCTGGGGCCAGAGCGGGTGAGCGAGCTGCGGGTGCATGGACGCTTCGGCACGGTGGAGATGGTGGTGGATGGCGTGCTGCTCGACCTGGCGCAGGCGCGGCAGGAGCGCTATCCGGCGCCAGGTGAGAACCCCGTGGTGGAGCCCGGGCCACTGCCGCAGGATCTGGCGCGCCGGGATTTCAGCGTCAATGCGATGGCGCTGCTGCTCAGCGACGGGTCCCTGCTCGATCCCCATGGCGGCCGCCAGCATTTGGCGCAGCGCCAGTTGGCCTTTCTGCACCCCAGCAGCGTGGCCGACGACCCCACCCGGGTGATCCGGGCGGCCCGCTACGCCGCCCGCCTCGGCTTCAGCCTCGCCCCGCAGGCGCTTGATCAGCTGCAACGCACCCTTCAGGCCTGGCCCTGGCGCTGGCGCCTTGGCGACGATCCTGCCAGCGCCCCACCGGCGCTCGCCACCCGCTTGCGCATGGAGCTCGAGCTGCTGTTGGAGCGGGAGGCCTGGGCGGCGGCCCTCAGCCAGCTGCAGGCCTGGGGCGCCCTGGTGCTGCTGGATCCGGCGCTGCAGCAGCACCCCCGGGCGCTGCAGCGGCGCCTGCGTTGGGCTGCGCGCTTGCAGCTCCCTCTGCTTTGCGCCCTCGTGGCCGCCGCCGACGCACCGCTGGAATTGGCCGCGCGTCTCCAGTTGCCGCAGCAGCAGCAACGCTGGCTTGAGGAGCTTGGCGCCTTTCAGGCTTGGCTCATGGAGCAGGTGCTGCCTGAGGCCTGGCAGGGCTGGAGCCCTGCCCGTTGGTGTGAGGCCCTGGAGGCACGGCCCTGGCCTTCTGAGGTCGTGGCGCTGGCGGTGAGCCAGCAAGGGCCGTGTTGGCGGCCCCTGCTGCGCTGGTGGGGCCGCTGGCGTCACGTGACGCCACCTCGCTCGGCCCGGGAGCTGATGGCCACCGGGCTGCAGCCCGGGCCTGCATTGGGGGAGGCGTTGCGCCGGTTGCGCCTGCAGCGGCTGGAGGCGATGCGATGA
- the selD gene encoding selenide, water dikinase SelD, which produces MPASASEHLLLAGGGHSHALLLRRWAMQPQRRPPGLITLVSRSRTSLYSGMIPGLIAGDYQPGDVSLDLAALADRAGVAFVQAEITGIDPHSQQLRLQDRPALHYERLSCNLGCITPALEGSQAIKPLEPALAWLDSQDAEDGAAGDRETPASPFTVVGSGLAALEVVLALRQRWPQRRLQLQARNLDHLPASLRTALKNARIQLLAAEPAGRGPVLNCSGSRAPAWLAASGLPCDGRGRLRTNTSLQVLGHPEILAAGDCAVIDAAPRPPSGVWAVRAARPLARSLESLAAGRTPPPWYPQRRALQLLGNRPQAWALWGPLWFGPQRWLWRWKQRIDRRFMARLQPHSAMTGAAEGAEQAAMLCRGCAAKLPAQPLQRALTNAGLDRLGRLPEDAQSLGHDDQGQLLLQSVDGFPALLSDPWRNGRLTALHACSDLWACGALPRSAQAVVTLPAVAEGLQQHLLGQSLAGIRDALSEQGAELIGGHTLEARNSGPEATPSPISLGLQISLSVQGAITPERFWPKRGLQAGDQLWLSRPLGTGVLFAAAMAGVATAADLERAQQQMNQSQHELVEALQGLQRHDPGAIHAATDITGFGLLGHLLEMLPPDRSRRLQLHAETIPALPGALGLLTDGIASSLAPANRLAWRALEPDGDQPAAVTLQLGAMTAGSSAHQALLELLVDPQTCGPLLIACTRSFNDRIRHTNPGWRPIGSVL; this is translated from the coding sequence GTGCCAGCGTCGGCTTCTGAACATCTGCTGCTCGCCGGCGGTGGCCACAGCCACGCCCTGCTGCTGCGCCGCTGGGCGATGCAACCGCAACGCCGGCCGCCGGGGTTGATCACCCTCGTGAGCCGCAGCCGCACCAGCCTCTATTCCGGCATGATCCCGGGCCTGATTGCCGGCGATTACCAGCCAGGCGACGTGAGCCTCGATCTCGCCGCCCTGGCCGATCGAGCCGGCGTCGCCTTCGTGCAGGCGGAGATCACCGGGATCGATCCCCACAGCCAGCAGCTGCGGCTGCAGGACCGCCCCGCCCTTCACTACGAGCGCCTCAGCTGCAACCTCGGCTGCATTACCCCGGCACTGGAAGGCAGCCAGGCGATCAAGCCCCTGGAGCCGGCCCTGGCCTGGCTGGACAGCCAGGATGCTGAGGACGGGGCTGCTGGTGATCGCGAGACTCCGGCATCACCCTTCACGGTGGTGGGCAGTGGTCTGGCGGCACTGGAGGTGGTGCTCGCCCTGCGCCAGCGCTGGCCCCAACGCCGCCTGCAACTGCAAGCCCGCAACCTCGATCACCTGCCGGCCTCCCTACGCACCGCCTTGAAGAACGCCCGAATCCAGCTGCTGGCTGCCGAGCCAGCAGGTCGCGGCCCCGTCTTGAACTGCAGCGGCAGCCGTGCTCCCGCCTGGCTCGCCGCCAGCGGCCTGCCCTGCGATGGCCGAGGGCGCCTGCGCACCAACACCAGCCTGCAGGTGCTCGGCCATCCCGAGATCCTCGCCGCAGGTGATTGCGCCGTGATCGACGCGGCGCCCCGGCCGCCCTCGGGCGTCTGGGCCGTGCGCGCTGCCCGGCCTTTGGCCCGGTCCCTGGAATCGCTGGCGGCTGGCCGGACACCACCCCCCTGGTACCCCCAGCGCCGCGCCCTGCAACTGCTGGGGAATCGCCCCCAGGCCTGGGCCCTCTGGGGGCCGCTCTGGTTCGGCCCGCAGCGCTGGCTCTGGCGCTGGAAACAACGGATCGACCGGCGCTTCATGGCGCGCCTGCAGCCGCACTCAGCCATGACCGGTGCTGCAGAGGGTGCGGAGCAAGCCGCCATGCTCTGCCGCGGTTGCGCCGCCAAGCTGCCAGCCCAGCCCCTGCAACGGGCACTGACCAACGCCGGCCTCGATCGCCTTGGCCGCCTGCCGGAGGATGCCCAGTCCCTGGGCCATGACGATCAAGGCCAGCTGCTGTTGCAGAGCGTGGATGGCTTTCCCGCCCTGCTCAGCGATCCCTGGCGCAATGGCCGCCTCACCGCTCTCCATGCCTGCTCCGACCTCTGGGCCTGCGGAGCCCTGCCCCGCTCGGCCCAGGCGGTGGTGACCCTGCCGGCCGTGGCTGAGGGCCTGCAACAGCATCTGCTCGGCCAGAGCCTCGCTGGCATCCGCGACGCCCTCAGCGAACAGGGCGCCGAGCTGATCGGCGGCCACACCCTGGAAGCACGCAACAGTGGCCCAGAAGCCACTCCGAGCCCAATCAGCTTGGGGTTGCAGATCAGCCTCAGCGTGCAGGGTGCCATTACACCCGAGCGCTTCTGGCCCAAGCGCGGCCTGCAGGCCGGCGATCAACTCTGGTTGAGCCGTCCGCTCGGCACCGGCGTGCTCTTTGCTGCCGCCATGGCCGGTGTCGCCACAGCCGCCGACCTGGAGCGGGCACAGCAGCAGATGAACCAAAGCCAACACGAGCTGGTGGAGGCACTCCAAGGCCTGCAACGCCATGATCCCGGCGCCATCCATGCCGCCACCGACATCACCGGCTTCGGACTTCTGGGTCACCTCTTGGAAATGCTGCCGCCGGATCGCTCACGCCGCCTCCAGCTCCACGCCGAAACGATCCCGGCCCTCCCCGGTGCCCTTGGCCTGCTCACTGACGGGATCGCCAGCAGCCTCGCCCCCGCCAACCGCCTGGCCTGGCGAGCGCTCGAGCCGGACGGCGATCAACCAGCCGCCGTCACGCTCCAGCTGGGGGCGATGACGGCAGGCAGCAGCGCTCACCAGGCCCTGCTGGAACTGTTGGTGGATCCCCAGACCTGCGGCCCACTGCTGATCGCCTGCACCCGCAGCTTCAACGACCGGATCCGGCACACCAATCCAGGTTGGCGGCCGATCGGATCGGTGTTGTGA
- a CDS encoding UvrD-helicase domain-containing protein, which produces MSFLAGLNDAQRRAVDHHEGPLLVVAGAGSGKTRALTHRIAHLIGEHGADPAQILAVTFTNKAAREMKERLELLLAQRLAQSQFGQPWSTLPPVEQRQLRSRIYREVTKDLWIGTFHALFARMLRFDIDKFKDAEGLSWTKQFSIYDETDAQSLVKEIVTQELQLDPKRFDPKKTRWAISNAKNQGWLPDDLEANAEGQRGKLTADVYRRYRKALAANNALDFDDLLLLPVQLLQQNEQVRAYWHRRFRHVLVDEYQDTNRTQYELIKLLVTDGKDPQVYDNWSGRSVFVVGDADQSIYSFRAADFTILMGFQDDFGDKAPDDSTRTMVKLEENYRSTATILEAANALIAHNSERIDKVLRPTRGEGELISLTRCDDEIAEAEAVVHRLRMMEAANPELGWGDMAVLYRTNAQSRAIEESLVRWRIPYVVVGGLRFYDRREIKDLLAYLRLLVNPADTVSLLRVINVPRRGIGKTTIQRLTDAANQLGIPLWDVVSDPEAVRSLGGRSAKGLLQFCELIGGLKERIHDAAPSELIQTVMEQSGYVSELIADATDEAEERRRNLQELVNAALQYQEENDEGDLEGFLASAALASDADSKDTAADRVTLMTLHSSKGLEFPVVCLVGLEQGLFPSYRSLDDPASLEEERRLCYVGITRAKERLFLSHASERRLWGGMREAAVPSVFLSELPEALVQGDVPRSGGAALRREQRLERLTRVDRDDARRAAPANAVRRRQAGPAPGKSWSVGDRVLHSSFGEGEITHTFGSGEKVSIAVKFAGMGPKILDPRLAPIQPLRE; this is translated from the coding sequence ATGAGCTTTCTGGCCGGCCTGAACGACGCCCAACGGCGGGCGGTGGATCACCACGAAGGGCCGCTGCTAGTGGTGGCGGGTGCGGGCAGCGGCAAGACCCGGGCCCTCACCCACAGGATTGCCCATCTGATCGGCGAGCACGGCGCTGATCCGGCCCAGATCCTGGCGGTGACCTTCACCAACAAGGCGGCCCGGGAGATGAAGGAGCGGCTGGAACTGCTGTTGGCGCAGCGGTTGGCCCAGAGCCAGTTCGGCCAGCCCTGGAGCACCCTGCCGCCGGTGGAGCAGCGGCAGCTGCGTTCCCGCATCTATCGGGAGGTGACCAAGGACCTGTGGATCGGCACCTTCCATGCTCTGTTCGCGCGGATGCTGCGCTTTGACATCGACAAGTTCAAGGATGCGGAAGGCCTGAGCTGGACCAAGCAGTTTTCGATCTACGACGAGACCGACGCCCAAAGTCTGGTGAAGGAGATCGTCACCCAGGAGCTGCAGCTGGATCCCAAGCGCTTTGATCCGAAGAAGACGCGCTGGGCGATCAGCAACGCCAAGAACCAGGGCTGGCTGCCGGATGACCTGGAGGCGAATGCGGAAGGGCAGCGGGGCAAGCTCACCGCCGATGTGTATCGCCGTTACCGCAAGGCCCTGGCGGCCAACAACGCTCTTGATTTCGACGATCTGCTGCTGCTGCCCGTGCAGTTGCTGCAGCAGAACGAGCAGGTGCGCGCCTACTGGCACCGCCGCTTCCGCCATGTGCTGGTGGATGAGTATCAAGACACCAACCGCACCCAATACGAGCTGATCAAGCTGCTGGTGACCGACGGCAAGGATCCGCAGGTGTACGACAACTGGAGCGGCCGCTCCGTGTTCGTGGTGGGCGACGCCGACCAGAGCATCTACAGCTTTCGCGCCGCCGATTTCACGATCCTGATGGGTTTTCAGGACGACTTCGGCGACAAGGCTCCCGACGACAGCACCCGCACGATGGTGAAGCTGGAGGAGAACTACCGCTCCACCGCCACGATCCTGGAGGCGGCCAATGCCCTGATCGCCCACAACAGCGAGCGGATCGACAAGGTGCTCAGGCCCACCCGCGGCGAGGGGGAGCTGATTTCGCTCACCCGCTGCGACGACGAGATCGCCGAAGCCGAAGCGGTGGTGCACCGGCTGCGCATGATGGAGGCGGCCAACCCGGAGCTGGGTTGGGGCGACATGGCGGTGCTCTACCGCACCAATGCCCAGTCGCGGGCGATCGAGGAATCGCTGGTGCGCTGGCGCATTCCCTACGTGGTGGTGGGTGGTCTGCGTTTCTACGACCGGCGCGAGATCAAGGATCTGCTCGCCTACCTCCGCCTGCTGGTGAATCCGGCCGACACCGTGAGCCTGCTGCGGGTGATCAATGTGCCGCGGCGCGGCATCGGCAAAACCACGATCCAGCGGCTCACCGATGCGGCCAATCAGCTCGGCATTCCGCTCTGGGATGTGGTGAGCGATCCGGAGGCGGTGCGTTCCCTCGGGGGCCGTTCCGCCAAGGGGTTGCTGCAGTTCTGCGAGCTGATCGGTGGCCTCAAGGAACGGATCCATGACGCCGCTCCGTCGGAGCTGATCCAGACGGTGATGGAGCAGAGCGGCTATGTGAGTGAGCTGATCGCCGACGCCACCGATGAGGCGGAGGAGCGGCGCCGCAACCTGCAGGAACTGGTGAATGCGGCGCTGCAATACCAGGAGGAGAACGACGAGGGCGATCTCGAGGGCTTCCTGGCCTCGGCGGCCCTCGCGAGTGACGCCGACAGCAAGGACACGGCCGCCGATCGCGTCACCCTGATGACCTTGCACAGCAGCAAGGGGCTGGAGTTTCCGGTGGTGTGTCTGGTGGGGTTGGAGCAGGGGCTGTTCCCCAGTTACCGCTCCCTCGATGATCCGGCCTCGCTGGAGGAGGAGCGGCGGCTCTGCTACGTGGGCATCACCCGCGCCAAGGAGCGCCTGTTTCTCTCTCACGCCAGTGAGCGCCGGCTCTGGGGCGGCATGCGCGAGGCGGCGGTGCCGAGTGTGTTCCTCTCCGAGCTGCCGGAGGCCCTGGTGCAGGGCGATGTGCCCCGCAGCGGTGGTGCGGCGCTGCGGCGGGAGCAACGGCTGGAGCGGCTCACCCGGGTGGATCGGGACGATGCGCGCCGGGCGGCCCCCGCCAATGCGGTGCGTCGGCGTCAGGCGGGCCCGGCACCGGGCAAGAGCTGGAGCGTGGGCGATCGGGTGCTGCACAGCAGCTTTGGCGAGGGGGAGATCACCCACACCTTCGGCAGCGGCGAGAAGGTGTCGATCGCGGTGAAATTCGCCGGCATGGGCCCGAAGATCCTCGATCCGCGCCTGGCGCCGATTCAGCCGCTGCGTGAGTAG
- a CDS encoding sulfotransferase, translating to MTEKLFILGLGAQRAGTTWLHQQLNRCDAVDMGFTKEYNALVNPKASLRGQWRRHRRRQEQLNASFGSARRFSHEEFLALPTEQKQLLMRVRHHHYLDYFDHLVADNPTIHATGDISPYYAQLHADRLRHIRRQLRRRGFTVKLIFLLRDPVDRIQSQLRLIRREGHVPELSRIADPDRALAVHYRSARCERHSRYEHTLAAIEAAFPANDVLVEFHERLFQQHSHTRLARFLNLKLPPPELTKKINAAPGPQFRDTNLLRAIAHHYAPTYTACRERFGDQVEQLWPYARLV from the coding sequence GTGACCGAAAAGCTGTTCATTCTCGGACTGGGGGCCCAGAGAGCCGGCACCACCTGGCTGCACCAGCAGCTGAACCGCTGCGATGCCGTCGACATGGGCTTCACGAAGGAATACAACGCCCTCGTCAATCCCAAAGCCAGCCTGCGCGGCCAATGGCGTCGCCATCGCCGTCGCCAGGAACAACTGAACGCCAGCTTCGGCTCGGCGCGCCGCTTCAGCCATGAGGAGTTTCTGGCTCTGCCCACCGAGCAGAAACAACTCCTCATGCGGGTGCGCCATCACCACTATCTCGACTATTTCGATCACTTAGTGGCGGACAACCCCACCATTCACGCCACCGGCGATATCTCGCCTTACTACGCCCAACTCCATGCCGACAGGCTGCGCCACATCCGCCGTCAGCTGCGCCGCCGTGGTTTCACGGTGAAGCTGATTTTTTTGTTGCGCGATCCAGTCGATCGGATTCAGTCGCAGCTGCGTTTGATTCGGCGCGAGGGGCATGTGCCGGAACTCAGCCGGATCGCTGATCCGGATCGGGCTTTGGCCGTGCACTATCGGTCGGCGCGCTGTGAGCGCCATAGTCGCTACGAACACACATTGGCGGCGATCGAGGCCGCGTTCCCTGCCAACGATGTGCTGGTGGAGTTCCACGAGCGCCTCTTCCAGCAGCACAGTCACACCAGGCTCGCCCGGTTCCTCAATCTCAAACTGCCGCCGCCCGAGCTCACGAAAAAAATCAATGCCGCGCCAGGCCCCCAGTTCCGCGACACCAACTTGTTGAGAGCCATCGCGCATCATTACGCCCCCACCTACACCGCCTGCCGAGAGCGCTTCGGCGATCAGGTCGAGCAGCTCTGGCCCTACGCGCGTCTGGTGTGA